A single window of Tumebacillus amylolyticus DNA harbors:
- the rpoB gene encoding DNA-directed RNA polymerase subunit beta gives MKGQLVQYGKRQRRTYARLEEVLELPNLIEIQQKSYQWFLDEGLKEMFQDISPIQDFTGNLVLEFVDYSLGDPKYSVDESKERDVTYAAPLRVKVRLINRETGEVKEQEVFMGDFPLMTDTGTFIINGAERVIVSQLVRSPSVYFNTKIDKNGKKAYTATVIPNRGAWLELETDAKDIIYVRIDRTRKIPVTVLLRALGFSTDAEILNLLGEDEYLRNSLDKDNTETTEKALLEIYERLRPGEPPTLENARNLLISRFFDPKRYDLANVGRYKINKKLHIKNRLLGQRLAETLIDPSTGEIIAEAGAVLDRRLLDKILPALENNAVNYVDYKSTSGVVEEENIRLQEIKIFSPREDGKVIKVTGNANVDKNVKHITPSDILASISYFMNLLHGVGNTDDIDHLGNRRLRSVGELLTNQFRIGLSRMERVVRERMSIQDANAITPQALINIRPVIAAIKEFFGSSQLSQFMDQTNPLAELTHKRRLSALGPGGLTRERAGFEVRDVHHSHYGRMCPIETPEGPNIGLINYLSTYARINEYGFIETPYRKVDPENQRLTEVVHYMTADEEDNYVIAQANATTDELLTLIDPQVVVRYKEETLLLAPERVDYIDVSPRQVVSVATACIPFLENDDANRALMGSNMQRQAVPLLKPAAPFVGTGMEHKAAKDSGSTVVSRHNGLVERVGANEVWVREQKVVDGRLINGDLHKYKLLKFTRSNQGTCINQRPIVQQGETITKGTIIADGPATDNGELALGKNVIVAFMTWEGYNYEDAILLSEKLVKEDVYTSLHIEEYEAEARDTKLGPEEITRDIPNVGDDALKNLDERGIIRVGAEIDAGDILVGKVTPKGVTELTAEERLLHAIFGEKAREVRDTSLRVPHGGAGIIVDVKVFTRDNGDELPPGVNQLVRVYIAQKRKISEGDKMAGRHGNKGVVARIMAEEDMPFLSDGTPVQVVLNPLGVPSRMNIGQVLETHLGMAARFLGIHVATPVFDGARESDVFDTLEEAGLPRDGKQVLYDGRTGDPFENRVTVGCVYMLKLHHLVDDKIHARSTGPYSLVTQQPLGGKAQFGGQRFGEMEVWALEAYGAAYTLQEILTVKSDDVVGRVKTYEAIVKGENVPEPGVPESFKVLIKELQSLGMDVKILSEDEQEIVMRESDEEDDSGEKLNLNLSAREVGEE, from the coding sequence TTGAAGGGACAACTAGTGCAATACGGCAAACGGCAACGCAGAACCTATGCGCGCCTCGAAGAAGTATTGGAACTGCCGAACCTGATCGAGATCCAGCAAAAGTCCTATCAATGGTTTCTTGACGAAGGTTTGAAGGAGATGTTCCAAGACATCTCACCGATTCAAGACTTTACGGGGAACCTGGTCCTGGAATTCGTGGATTACAGCCTGGGCGATCCGAAATACTCGGTCGATGAGTCGAAGGAGCGCGACGTAACGTACGCTGCGCCTTTGCGTGTGAAGGTCCGCTTGATCAACCGCGAGACCGGTGAAGTGAAAGAGCAGGAAGTCTTCATGGGTGATTTCCCGCTGATGACAGATACCGGTACATTTATTATCAACGGTGCCGAGCGTGTCATCGTTTCCCAGCTGGTTCGTTCCCCAAGCGTCTACTTCAATACCAAGATCGACAAAAACGGGAAGAAGGCGTACACTGCGACCGTCATCCCGAACCGTGGTGCTTGGTTGGAGTTGGAGACCGACGCGAAGGACATTATCTATGTCCGCATCGACCGTACGCGGAAGATCCCCGTGACGGTGCTTTTGCGCGCATTGGGCTTCTCCACTGACGCTGAGATCCTGAACCTGCTTGGTGAAGACGAGTACCTGCGCAACTCGCTGGACAAAGACAACACCGAGACCACCGAGAAAGCGTTGCTCGAAATCTACGAGCGTCTGCGTCCGGGCGAACCGCCGACGCTGGAGAATGCTCGTAACCTGCTGATTTCCCGCTTCTTCGATCCGAAGCGTTACGACCTCGCAAACGTCGGCCGCTACAAGATCAACAAGAAGTTACATATCAAGAACCGTCTGCTCGGCCAACGCCTGGCTGAGACGCTGATCGATCCGTCGACCGGAGAGATCATCGCAGAGGCGGGGGCTGTCCTCGACCGTCGCTTGCTCGACAAGATCTTGCCGGCGCTTGAGAACAACGCTGTGAACTACGTGGATTACAAGTCCACTTCCGGCGTCGTTGAGGAAGAGAACATCCGTTTGCAGGAGATCAAGATCTTCTCGCCGCGTGAAGACGGCAAAGTGATCAAGGTCACCGGCAATGCCAACGTTGACAAAAACGTGAAGCACATCACGCCGTCCGACATCTTGGCGTCGATCTCGTACTTCATGAACTTGTTGCATGGCGTCGGCAACACCGACGACATCGACCATCTCGGGAACCGTCGTCTGCGCTCGGTCGGTGAATTGCTCACCAACCAGTTCCGCATCGGTCTCTCCCGTATGGAGCGTGTTGTTCGTGAGCGTATGTCCATCCAAGACGCGAACGCGATCACGCCGCAAGCGCTGATCAACATCCGTCCGGTCATCGCTGCGATCAAGGAATTCTTCGGTTCCTCGCAGCTCTCGCAGTTCATGGACCAAACCAACCCGCTGGCGGAACTGACGCACAAACGTCGTCTCTCCGCACTCGGCCCGGGCGGTCTGACCCGTGAGCGCGCAGGCTTTGAAGTTCGTGACGTCCACCACTCTCACTACGGCCGTATGTGCCCGATCGAGACCCCGGAGGGCCCGAACATCGGTCTGATCAACTACCTTTCCACCTATGCGCGGATCAACGAGTACGGCTTCATCGAAACTCCGTACCGCAAAGTAGACCCGGAGAACCAACGCCTCACTGAAGTCGTCCACTACATGACGGCTGACGAAGAGGACAACTACGTAATCGCACAGGCGAATGCAACGACCGATGAACTCCTCACCTTGATCGACCCGCAAGTTGTCGTTCGCTACAAGGAAGAGACCCTGCTGCTCGCGCCGGAGCGCGTCGACTACATCGACGTCTCGCCGCGTCAGGTCGTCTCCGTTGCAACGGCTTGCATCCCGTTCCTTGAGAATGACGATGCCAACCGTGCGCTGATGGGTTCCAACATGCAACGCCAAGCCGTTCCGCTCCTGAAGCCGGCCGCTCCGTTTGTCGGCACCGGGATGGAACACAAAGCAGCCAAGGACTCCGGTTCCACCGTGGTCTCGCGTCACAACGGTCTCGTTGAGCGCGTGGGTGCAAACGAAGTTTGGGTGCGTGAACAGAAAGTGGTCGATGGCCGCCTGATCAACGGCGACCTGCACAAATACAAGCTCCTCAAGTTCACCCGTTCCAACCAAGGGACCTGTATCAACCAGCGTCCGATCGTTCAACAAGGTGAAACCATCACCAAGGGCACGATCATCGCGGACGGTCCGGCGACCGACAACGGGGAACTCGCACTGGGCAAGAACGTCATCGTTGCGTTCATGACCTGGGAAGGTTACAACTACGAGGATGCGATCTTGCTCTCCGAAAAACTGGTGAAGGAAGACGTGTACACGTCCCTCCACATTGAGGAATACGAAGCAGAAGCTCGCGACACCAAGCTCGGACCGGAAGAAATCACCCGCGACATCCCGAACGTTGGCGACGATGCGCTGAAGAACCTCGACGAGCGCGGTATCATCCGCGTGGGTGCCGAGATCGACGCTGGCGACATCCTCGTCGGGAAAGTAACGCCGAAGGGTGTTACCGAACTGACGGCGGAGGAACGCCTCCTGCACGCGATCTTCGGCGAGAAAGCTCGCGAAGTCCGCGACACCTCGTTGCGCGTCCCGCACGGTGGCGCCGGCATCATCGTCGACGTCAAAGTGTTTACCCGCGACAACGGCGACGAATTGCCGCCGGGCGTCAACCAACTTGTGCGCGTCTACATCGCGCAGAAGCGCAAAATCTCCGAAGGTGACAAGATGGCAGGTCGCCATGGTAACAAGGGTGTCGTTGCCCGCATCATGGCTGAAGAAGACATGCCGTTCCTCTCCGACGGCACCCCGGTACAGGTCGTACTGAACCCGCTGGGCGTTCCGTCGCGGATGAACATCGGTCAGGTACTTGAAACCCACTTGGGGATGGCTGCTCGATTCCTCGGCATCCACGTGGCGACGCCGGTCTTCGACGGCGCGCGTGAGTCCGATGTGTTCGACACCTTGGAAGAAGCCGGCCTGCCGCGTGACGGCAAGCAAGTCCTGTACGACGGGCGCACCGGCGATCCGTTTGAAAACCGCGTCACCGTTGGTTGCGTGTACATGTTGAAACTGCACCATCTGGTCGACGATAAAATCCACGCACGCTCCACTGGTCCGTACTCCCTCGTCACCCAGCAGCCGCTCGGTGGTAAGGCACAGTTCGGTGGTCAGCGCTTCGGGGAGATGGAGGTCTGGGCGCTTGAGGCATACGGTGCCGCGTACACCCTCCAAGAGATCCTCACTGTCAAGTCGGACGACGTGGTCGGCCGCGTGAAGACCTACGAAGCGATCGTAAAGGGCGAGAATGTCCCGGAACCTGGTGTTCCGGAATCGTTCAAAGTCTTGATCAAAGAACTGCAATCGCTTGGCATGGACGTCAAGATCCTCTCCGAAGACGAGCAAGAAATCGTCATGCGTGAGAGCGACGAAGAAGACGATTCGGGTGAGAAGCTCAACCTGAATCTGAGCGCGCGTGAAGTCGGCGAAGAGTAA
- a CDS encoding methyltransferase has product MSDHYYSNKPTVEHDLRTVRVTLRGVELVFWTDAGVFSKSGVDFGSDLLIESMEIPEDASVLDVGCGYGPIGLSAAKLAVQGRVTMVDINERAVELARRNAETNGIANVEVLVSDRYAGVQGRRFDVILTNPPIRAGKQVVHSIFEGAVEHLTERGELWVVIQKKQGAPSAKKRLEELFESVEDVARDAGFRIFRCSGPQTNL; this is encoded by the coding sequence GTGAGTGATCACTATTATTCGAACAAACCGACGGTGGAGCATGACCTGCGCACAGTCCGCGTGACGTTGCGCGGTGTGGAGTTGGTGTTCTGGACAGACGCCGGGGTGTTCTCGAAGTCGGGTGTTGATTTTGGCAGTGACTTGTTGATCGAGTCGATGGAGATCCCCGAAGATGCCAGCGTGCTGGATGTCGGGTGTGGATACGGACCGATCGGGTTGTCGGCCGCGAAGTTGGCTGTGCAGGGCCGAGTCACGATGGTTGACATCAACGAACGCGCGGTGGAGTTGGCGCGTCGAAATGCAGAGACCAACGGCATCGCCAACGTGGAAGTACTGGTGAGTGACCGGTATGCGGGCGTGCAAGGACGGCGCTTCGATGTGATCTTGACCAACCCGCCGATTCGGGCCGGAAAGCAAGTGGTGCATTCGATCTTCGAGGGTGCCGTGGAACATCTGACCGAGCGCGGTGAGCTGTGGGTGGTGATTCAAAAGAAGCAAGGCGCGCCGTCAGCGAAGAAACGTCTGGAAGAGCTGTTCGAGAGTGTGGAGGATGTGGCGCGGGATGCCGGGTTCCGGATTTTCCGTTGCAGTGGGCCGCAAACCAACCTTTAG
- the rplL gene encoding 50S ribosomal protein L7/L12 → MSHTADILEKIKGMSVLELNELVKAIEEEFGVSAAAPVAVAGGAAVAAVEEQSEFDVILNSAGASKINVIKVVRELTGLGLKEAKEIVDNAPKALKEKISKEDAEAMKAKLEEAGASVEVK, encoded by the coding sequence ATGTCCCACACCGCTGATATCCTTGAAAAGATCAAAGGTATGTCCGTTCTCGAACTGAACGAACTCGTTAAAGCAATCGAAGAAGAATTCGGCGTTTCCGCTGCAGCTCCGGTTGCAGTTGCTGGCGGCGCTGCAGTTGCAGCTGTCGAAGAGCAATCCGAATTCGACGTTATCCTCAACTCCGCTGGTGCTTCCAAAATCAACGTTATCAAAGTCGTTCGCGAACTGACCGGCCTGGGCCTCAAAGAAGCGAAAGAAATCGTTGACAACGCTCCGAAAGCACTGAAAGAAAAGATCTCCAAAGAAGATGCAGAAGCTATGAAAGCTAAGCTTGAAGAAGCAGGCGCATCCGTAGAAGTGAAGTAA
- the rplJ gene encoding 50S ribosomal protein L10 — translation MSIREEKVAIVSEIAEKLQNSASTIIADYRGLTVAEVTELRKTLREAGIEFKVLKNTMTRRAADQVNLSEINEFLVGPNAIAFSNDDVVAPARILNDFAKTHKALELKAGIVEGKVIGTSEVQALAELPNKEGLLSMLLSVLQAPMRNFAYAVSQVAEKQEA, via the coding sequence ATGAGCATCCGTGAAGAAAAAGTAGCGATCGTATCTGAGATTGCAGAAAAACTGCAAAACTCCGCATCCACGATCATTGCTGACTACCGTGGTCTGACCGTGGCAGAAGTCACCGAACTCCGCAAGACTCTCCGTGAGGCTGGCATCGAGTTCAAGGTTCTCAAGAACACCATGACCCGCCGCGCGGCTGACCAAGTCAACCTGAGCGAGATCAACGAATTCCTCGTAGGCCCGAACGCAATCGCGTTCTCCAACGACGACGTTGTCGCTCCGGCGCGTATCCTCAACGACTTTGCGAAAACGCACAAAGCTCTCGAGCTGAAAGCGGGCATCGTTGAAGGTAAGGTTATCGGTACTTCTGAAGTTCAAGCTCTGGCTGAACTCCCGAACAAAGAGGGTCTCCTCTCCATGCTTCTCTCCGTGCTGCAAGCTCCGATGCGCAACTTCGCATACGCAGTTTCGCAAGTGGCAGAAAAGCAAGAAGCTTAA
- the rplA gene encoding 50S ribosomal protein L1: MPKQGKKYAEAAKLVDNAVQYEAAEAIELVKKTARAKFDETVEVAFRLGVDPKKADQQIRGAVVLPHGTGKTQRVLVFAKGEKAKEAEAAGADYVGEEDMINKINQGWFDFDAVVATPDMMASVGKLGRVLGPKGLMPNPKTGTVTFDVTKAVNEIKAGKIEYRVDKQGNIHAPLGKISFDNDKLLENYTTLLDTLVKAKPAAAKGTYLRNITVSSTMGPGVKVNPQK, translated from the coding sequence ATGCCGAAACAAGGTAAGAAATACGCAGAAGCTGCGAAACTCGTGGACAACGCTGTCCAATACGAAGCAGCAGAAGCAATCGAGCTGGTTAAGAAGACCGCTCGTGCTAAGTTTGACGAAACCGTCGAAGTCGCTTTCCGTCTGGGCGTAGACCCGAAGAAAGCTGACCAACAAATCCGTGGTGCAGTTGTGCTGCCGCACGGCACCGGTAAAACCCAACGCGTCCTCGTCTTTGCAAAAGGCGAGAAAGCGAAGGAAGCGGAAGCAGCAGGCGCTGACTACGTGGGCGAAGAAGACATGATCAACAAAATCAACCAAGGTTGGTTCGATTTTGATGCTGTCGTCGCAACCCCGGACATGATGGCATCTGTTGGTAAGCTCGGTCGTGTACTCGGTCCGAAAGGCCTGATGCCGAACCCGAAAACCGGTACCGTTACCTTCGACGTTACCAAAGCTGTTAACGAGATCAAAGCGGGTAAGATCGAATACCGCGTTGACAAGCAAGGCAACATCCACGCTCCGCTTGGCAAGATCTCTTTTGACAACGATAAACTGCTGGAAAACTACACCACCCTCCTCGATACCCTTGTGAAGGCGAAACCGGCTGCTGCAAAAGGTACCTACCTGCGCAACATCACCGTTTCCTCCACCATGGGCCCGGGCGTGAAAGTAAACCCGCAGAAGTAA
- the rplK gene encoding 50S ribosomal protein L11 translates to MAKKVMKLVKLQIPAAKATPAPPVGPALGQAGVNIMGFCKEFNARTAEQAGLIIPVVITVYEDRSFTFETKTPPAAVLLKKAAGIESGSGEPNKKKVATVKRDKVREIAETKMPDLNAANVESAMRMVEGTARSMGIIIED, encoded by the coding sequence GTGGCTAAAAAGGTTATGAAACTCGTGAAGCTGCAAATTCCGGCAGCGAAGGCCACCCCTGCACCGCCGGTTGGTCCGGCTCTCGGTCAGGCTGGGGTAAACATCATGGGGTTCTGCAAGGAGTTTAACGCTCGTACCGCAGAACAAGCTGGTCTCATCATCCCGGTAGTTATCACCGTTTATGAAGACCGCTCTTTCACTTTCGAAACCAAAACCCCGCCGGCTGCAGTCCTGCTCAAAAAAGCAGCAGGAATCGAGTCGGGTTCCGGTGAACCGAACAAGAAGAAAGTTGCAACCGTTAAGCGTGACAAGGTCCGTGAAATCGCGGAAACCAAAATGCCTGACCTCAACGCAGCGAATGTTGAATCCGCTATGCGTATGGTCGAAGGTACTGCACGCTCCATGGGCATCATCATCGAAGACTAA
- the nusG gene encoding transcription termination/antitermination protein NusG, producing MEKRWYVVHTYSGYENKVKTNLEKRVISMEMEDKIFRVLVPVEEETEVKNGKQKSVMRKVFPGYVLVEMIMTDDSWYVVRNTPGVTGFVGSTGAGSKPTPLMPSEVRTILKQMGVDAAARKPVDYTLKEAVRVTDGPFANIVGSIEEIDADRAKLKVLVSMFGRETPLELDFDQVEKL from the coding sequence TTGGAGAAACGCTGGTATGTCGTCCATACCTATTCTGGTTATGAAAACAAGGTGAAAACGAACCTGGAGAAACGTGTCATCTCCATGGAGATGGAAGACAAGATCTTCCGCGTACTCGTCCCGGTGGAAGAGGAAACGGAAGTCAAGAACGGCAAGCAGAAATCCGTCATGCGGAAGGTCTTCCCGGGCTATGTCCTCGTCGAAATGATTATGACCGATGACTCTTGGTACGTTGTGCGTAATACGCCGGGTGTCACAGGCTTTGTGGGTTCTACGGGCGCCGGTTCCAAGCCGACCCCGCTCATGCCGTCTGAAGTCCGCACCATTCTTAAACAGATGGGCGTGGATGCTGCGGCGCGTAAACCTGTAGACTATACGTTGAAGGAAGCGGTGCGCGTCACAGACGGCCCGTTCGCCAACATCGTAGGTTCTATCGAAGAGATCGACGCCGATCGGGCGAAGCTCAAGGTACTGGTCTCGATGTTCGGACGCGAAACCCCGCTCGAACTTGACTTTGATCAGGTTGAGAAGCTATAA
- the secE gene encoding preprotein translocase subunit SecE, which translates to MAGSSTVATETNERRPNIFKRTGMYFKDAWGELKRVRWPNRKELLSYTMVVLGTCLFMILLIFAFDLGVSYLLRLIGLDK; encoded by the coding sequence ATGGCAGGATCTTCTACGGTCGCAACTGAAACCAACGAACGCCGCCCAAACATCTTCAAGCGTACCGGTATGTACTTCAAGGACGCTTGGGGCGAGTTGAAGCGTGTTCGCTGGCCGAATCGCAAAGAGCTGTTGAGTTATACGATGGTCGTACTGGGTACGTGCCTGTTTATGATTCTGCTGATCTTCGCATTTGACCTTGGTGTCAGTTATCTGTTGCGCCTCATCGGTCTGGACAAGTAG
- the rpmG gene encoding 50S ribosomal protein L33, which translates to MRVNVTLACTDCKQRNYITKKNKKNNPDRIELKKFCKFCNSHTAHRETR; encoded by the coding sequence ATGCGCGTGAACGTTACTCTTGCTTGCACCGATTGCAAGCAACGCAACTACATCACCAAGAAAAACAAGAAAAACAATCCGGACCGCATCGAGTTGAAGAAGTTTTGCAAGTTCTGCAACTCTCACACTGCGCACCGCGAAACCCGCTAA
- the sigH gene encoding RNA polymerase sporulation sigma factor SigH, protein MATDVTTGQSLDLEVMSDEDLVELVRQGDDEALEHLINKYKNFVRAKARSYFLIGADREDIVQEGMIGLYKSIRDFRDDKLASFKAFAELCITRQIITAIKTATRQKHIPLNSYVSLDKPIYDEDSDRTLLDVICGSRVTDPEELIINQEEFDDIEVRMGEILSDLERKVLMLYLDGRSYQEIAVDLKRHVKSIDNALQRVKRKLERYLEVRNVN, encoded by the coding sequence TTGGCTACCGATGTAACGACAGGTCAATCGCTAGACCTCGAGGTCATGTCCGACGAGGACTTAGTCGAACTCGTCCGACAGGGCGACGACGAAGCGCTTGAGCATCTGATTAACAAATACAAGAACTTCGTGCGCGCGAAAGCACGTTCCTACTTCCTCATCGGAGCGGATCGCGAGGACATCGTCCAAGAGGGTATGATCGGCTTGTACAAGTCGATCCGCGACTTCCGCGATGACAAATTGGCCTCGTTTAAGGCATTCGCCGAACTGTGCATCACTCGGCAGATCATCACCGCAATCAAGACCGCTACCAGACAGAAGCATATCCCCTTGAACTCCTACGTTTCCCTGGACAAGCCGATCTACGACGAAGACTCTGACCGCACTCTCCTCGACGTGATCTGCGGCTCCCGTGTCACCGACCCGGAAGAGCTGATCATCAACCAAGAAGAGTTCGATGACATCGAAGTCCGCATGGGCGAGATTCTGAGCGACTTGGAGCGCAAAGTTCTCATGCTCTATCTCGACGGCCGTTCGTACCAAGAGATTGCCGTTGATTTGAAGCGCCATGTCAAGTCGATTGACAACGCCTTGCAGCGCGTCAAGCGCAAGCTGGAGCGATATCTGGAAGTGCGAAACGTCAATTGA
- a CDS encoding NYN domain-containing protein, whose product MREVLIVDGYNIIGDWPVLRGLKAQSLEAARDLLLDDLKEYKAITGREVIVVFDAHLARGGQTEETVGGVRLLYTKELETADELIERLVYEYERQKVRRHVYVATSDYVEQQVTFGGGALRISARELRIYMRDAKKEIEERMKGLTPGSNRLGNHLSPEVREMFEKWRRK is encoded by the coding sequence ATGCGAGAAGTCCTCATCGTTGACGGGTACAACATCATCGGGGACTGGCCGGTTCTGCGGGGGCTGAAAGCGCAGAGTCTGGAAGCCGCGCGGGATCTGCTCTTAGACGATCTCAAGGAATACAAAGCGATCACCGGGCGCGAGGTGATCGTTGTCTTCGATGCTCATCTGGCGCGCGGCGGGCAGACGGAGGAGACCGTCGGCGGCGTCCGGTTGTTGTACACCAAAGAGCTCGAAACGGCCGATGAGCTGATCGAGCGGCTGGTGTATGAATATGAACGGCAGAAGGTCCGCCGCCACGTCTATGTGGCGACGAGCGATTACGTCGAGCAACAAGTGACGTTTGGCGGCGGGGCCCTCCGCATCTCGGCACGAGAGTTGCGCATCTACATGCGAGACGCCAAAAAGGAAATCGAAGAGCGGATGAAGGGTTTGACTCCCGGGTCGAACCGACTTGGAAACCATCTTTCGCCCGAAGTTCGAGAAATGTTCGAAAAGTGGAGAAGGAAATGA
- a CDS encoding Mini-ribonuclease 3: protein MNTESENAAVRGLTPITPLVKKPQEMPGLPLAYMGDAVWEMFIRQHLLCKGEMQPNRLHKYATRYVKAKSQADVLHFLSDSLSEEEMNVVKRGRNAKSGSTPKNGDLIDYRYATGFESLLGYLYLQARYDRLQELATHAIQWLESQDN, encoded by the coding sequence ATGAACACCGAGAGCGAAAACGCCGCCGTCCGGGGCTTGACACCCATCACGCCCCTTGTGAAAAAACCGCAGGAAATGCCCGGACTACCGCTCGCCTACATGGGCGACGCCGTCTGGGAGATGTTCATCCGCCAGCATTTGCTGTGCAAGGGCGAGATGCAACCGAACCGCTTGCACAAGTATGCGACCCGCTATGTCAAAGCGAAGTCGCAGGCGGACGTGTTGCACTTCCTCTCCGACTCCCTGTCCGAGGAAGAGATGAACGTCGTCAAGCGCGGACGCAATGCCAAGTCCGGGTCTACGCCGAAAAACGGCGACCTGATCGACTACCGCTATGCGACGGGCTTTGAGAGTCTGCTGGGCTACTTGTACCTGCAAGCCCGCTATGACCGTTTGCAGGAACTGGCAACCCACGCGATTCAATGGCTGGAATCCCAAGACAACTAA
- the cysS gene encoding cysteine--tRNA ligase — translation MSIQVYNTLSRQKEPFQPLDANQVKMYVCGPTVYNFFHIGNARPFVVFDQVRRYLKYRGYNVKYVMNFTDVDDKIIKRGLQEGISPQEVADKYVEAFFTDVEALHVTRADVYPRVTEEMNEIIAMIQELVETGHAYESGGDVYFSERSFPEYGKLSKQTMENLVAGARVDVNDKKQNPTDFALWKAAKPGEIAWSSPWGEGRPGWHIECSAMIRKHLGEQIDIHGGGVDLTFPHHENEIAQSESCTHKPLATYWMHNEFLNLNNEKMSKSTGNFFTTRELLEKYEGAVLRFLLLSAHYRNPVNFSEELVENAQNGLDRIRASYANLKHRLESSTDGDAEKVDLEHFRAQFVAAMDDDFNTADGITAIFELASDANKYLRQETVERQTLQAYMALFEELMGVLAVPLAAEKANLDAEVEQLIVERTEARASKNWARADEIRDKLTEMGIVLEDTPQGIRWRRK, via the coding sequence ATGTCCATTCAAGTCTATAACACCCTGTCCAGGCAAAAAGAACCTTTTCAACCGCTCGATGCAAATCAAGTCAAGATGTACGTCTGCGGACCGACGGTCTATAACTTTTTCCACATCGGGAACGCTCGCCCGTTTGTGGTGTTCGACCAAGTGCGCCGCTACCTGAAATACCGTGGCTACAACGTCAAGTACGTCATGAACTTCACCGACGTCGATGACAAGATCATCAAGCGCGGTCTGCAAGAAGGCATCTCGCCGCAGGAAGTCGCCGACAAGTACGTGGAGGCGTTTTTCACCGACGTGGAAGCCTTGCACGTCACCCGCGCCGACGTGTACCCGCGCGTCACCGAAGAGATGAACGAGATCATCGCGATGATTCAAGAATTGGTGGAGACGGGCCACGCGTATGAATCCGGCGGGGATGTGTACTTCTCCGAACGTTCGTTCCCCGAGTACGGCAAGCTCTCCAAACAGACGATGGAAAACCTCGTCGCCGGCGCCCGCGTCGATGTGAACGACAAGAAGCAAAACCCCACCGACTTCGCGCTTTGGAAAGCGGCGAAACCCGGCGAAATCGCGTGGTCGTCTCCGTGGGGCGAGGGTCGTCCGGGCTGGCACATCGAATGCTCGGCGATGATCCGCAAGCACCTCGGCGAGCAGATCGACATCCACGGCGGCGGGGTGGACCTGACCTTCCCACACCATGAGAACGAGATCGCCCAGTCGGAGTCCTGCACGCACAAACCGCTCGCAACCTACTGGATGCACAACGAGTTCCTGAACTTGAACAACGAAAAAATGTCGAAGTCCACCGGCAATTTTTTCACAACCCGTGAGTTGTTGGAGAAGTACGAAGGGGCTGTGCTGCGCTTCTTGCTCCTCTCCGCGCACTACCGCAACCCGGTCAACTTCTCGGAAGAACTGGTCGAGAATGCCCAAAACGGCTTGGATCGCATCCGCGCTTCCTACGCCAACCTCAAACATCGTCTAGAGTCGTCCACGGACGGCGATGCTGAGAAAGTGGATTTGGAACATTTCCGCGCCCAATTTGTGGCGGCGATGGACGATGACTTCAACACGGCAGACGGGATCACCGCCATTTTTGAACTTGCGAGCGATGCCAACAAGTACCTCCGCCAAGAGACCGTAGAGCGGCAGACGCTCCAAGCGTACATGGCGCTTTTTGAAGAACTGATGGGCGTACTGGCGGTGCCCCTCGCCGCTGAGAAAGCGAATTTGGACGCCGAGGTCGAGCAGTTGATCGTCGAGCGCACCGAAGCGCGCGCAAGCAAAAACTGGGCACGAGCGGACGAGATTCGCGACAAGCTGACCGAAATGGGCATCGTGCTCGAAGATACACCGCAAGGGATTCGCTGGAGACGGAAGTGA